The proteins below are encoded in one region of Maribacter aestuarii:
- a CDS encoding molybdopterin molybdotransferase MoeA, translating into MDNTFIPYEKALSILEEHKASFPLVSKNLEDSIGAYLGEDLIADRDFPPFDRVTMDGIAIDYKTFAKGQRTFTIEATAAAGTKQQTLKDNSKCIEVMTGAIMPNGADTVIRYEDLTVEENLVTINLDSLNYKQNIHFKGMDISRGTIIVNRGTQLSSAEINIAAAVGKATLQVKKLPRVIIFSTGDELVPVSQIPQLHQIRRSNIYGIQATLIEWGIAADLYHLADDKKEMLRTISKMLKKYDLFIFTGGVSKGKFDYLPDVLEELQIKKHFHKIQQRPGKPFWFGSNAEGKKIFALPGNPVSSFVCVYMYLQFWLLKSLEVDFETLYVHLKNNVEFKPDLVYFLEATLESKPDGKLVAEAIKGNGSGDFANLVKTDGFLILPQNKSQFFANEVYPFVPYRKKW; encoded by the coding sequence AGATTCTATTGGGGCCTATCTAGGTGAAGATTTAATTGCTGACCGCGACTTCCCACCTTTTGATCGCGTTACTATGGATGGAATCGCCATTGATTACAAAACCTTCGCAAAAGGGCAAAGAACGTTTACTATTGAAGCAACAGCTGCTGCAGGGACAAAACAACAAACCTTAAAAGATAATTCCAAGTGTATTGAAGTGATGACCGGTGCCATAATGCCAAATGGTGCTGACACCGTAATCCGTTATGAGGACCTCACGGTAGAAGAAAATCTTGTTACCATTAATTTGGATTCCCTTAATTACAAACAGAATATACATTTTAAAGGGATGGATATTTCTCGAGGAACCATAATCGTTAATCGAGGTACACAGCTCTCCAGTGCGGAAATCAACATTGCCGCTGCCGTTGGCAAGGCTACCCTGCAAGTCAAGAAATTGCCACGCGTAATTATATTTTCCACTGGGGACGAATTAGTGCCCGTAAGTCAAATTCCACAATTACATCAAATTCGCAGGTCAAATATTTATGGAATTCAGGCCACCTTAATAGAATGGGGAATAGCTGCAGACTTATACCATTTGGCCGATGACAAAAAAGAAATGTTGAGGACCATTTCAAAAATGCTTAAGAAATATGACCTTTTCATATTTACAGGAGGGGTCTCTAAAGGGAAATTCGATTATTTGCCCGATGTACTTGAAGAACTGCAGATAAAAAAGCATTTTCACAAGATTCAGCAACGACCTGGGAAACCTTTTTGGTTTGGCAGTAATGCAGAAGGAAAAAAAATTTTTGCTCTGCCAGGTAATCCGGTATCGTCTTTTGTTTGCGTGTATATGTACCTTCAGTTTTGGCTTTTAAAGTCTTTGGAAGTTGATTTTGAAACACTTTATGTACATCTGAAAAACAATGTGGAGTTCAAACCAGACCTGGTATATTTTTTGGAGGCCACATTAGAAAGTAAGCCAGATGGGAAATTAGTAGCTGAAGCAATTAAAGGGAACGGATCTGGTGATTTCGCTAATCTCGTTAAAACAGATGGTTTTTTAATATTACCGCAAAATAAAAGCCAATTTTTTGCGAATGAAGTCTATCCTTTTGTACCTTACCGTAAGAAATGGTAA
- a CDS encoding sulfite exporter TauE/SafE family protein, which yields MLLTFPELVLLMLGFMVVATLYSSVGFGGGSSYLALLALVFVSFFAIRSTALICNLVVVSGSSYLYWKKGYLDLKKFLPFILTSIPLAFIGAKFRLSENTFFIILGAALIISALALIFQTIQGKKSEEVNPNYPPYVTYLLGAGMGLLSGLVGIGGGIFLAPVLNHMKWDKSIKIAALASFFILVNSISGIGGLLTNDTFEFPWIEGAVLVLAVFIGGQIGIRISLSKLTGNGIKVVTAILVLIVGVRVLLVNGLQWDF from the coding sequence ATGCTCCTAACCTTTCCCGAACTTGTTTTATTAATGCTTGGCTTTATGGTCGTGGCAACCTTGTACTCCTCAGTAGGTTTTGGCGGAGGGTCTAGTTATTTAGCTCTTTTGGCATTAGTTTTCGTTAGTTTTTTTGCCATTCGAAGTACTGCCCTAATCTGTAACCTTGTTGTCGTTTCTGGTAGCAGCTACCTCTATTGGAAAAAAGGGTACCTAGATTTAAAAAAGTTTCTTCCCTTTATCCTGACCAGTATTCCTTTAGCATTTATCGGAGCAAAATTCCGATTATCCGAAAACACTTTTTTTATTATTCTTGGGGCGGCGTTAATCATTTCTGCTTTGGCATTGATTTTTCAAACGATTCAGGGAAAGAAGTCCGAGGAAGTTAATCCAAACTACCCCCCTTATGTAACGTATTTGTTAGGTGCAGGCATGGGACTCCTATCGGGACTTGTCGGCATTGGTGGTGGAATTTTTTTAGCACCCGTTCTTAATCATATGAAGTGGGATAAGTCAATAAAAATAGCAGCATTGGCTAGCTTTTTTATTCTAGTTAATTCAATATCAGGTATTGGTGGTTTATTGACTAATGACACATTTGAATTCCCATGGATAGAAGGTGCTGTATTGGTACTTGCCGTTTTTATTGGTGGACAAATAGGAATTCGTATAAGTCTCAGTAAACTTACTGGAAATGGAATTAAAGTAGTTACTGCAATTTTAGTTCTGATTGTAGGCGTTCGCGTACTCCTAGTTAATGGATTGCAATGGGATTTTTAA
- a CDS encoding DUF1569 domain-containing protein: protein MTSNSKRDFLTHKFPELLNTLSSETKGNFGLMTPQHMVEHLIGALSSATTKYKGERISPATEQQLGMQKFIKSGSVLSHRPSDKTEADLPPLKYTSLEEAISNIPEAVQRYYAFQDGNPHYKPYASFMGELSYEDLELFHYMHIKYHLWQFSLLKQYP, encoded by the coding sequence ATGACCTCAAATAGTAAGAGAGATTTTCTAACTCATAAATTTCCTGAACTACTGAATACATTAAGTTCAGAAACCAAAGGAAATTTCGGACTTATGACACCTCAGCATATGGTAGAACATTTGATAGGGGCATTAAGTAGTGCTACAACTAAATATAAAGGCGAAAGAATAAGCCCCGCCACAGAGCAACAATTGGGCATGCAGAAATTTATTAAAAGCGGTTCTGTTCTTTCACATAGACCTAGCGATAAAACAGAGGCAGATCTACCGCCGTTAAAATATACTTCATTAGAAGAAGCAATTTCCAATATCCCTGAAGCTGTACAGAGATATTATGCTTTTCAAGATGGCAATCCCCATTACAAGCCTTATGCCTCTTTCATGGGTGAGCTCTCTTACGAAGATTTAGAATTATTCCACTATATGCATATAAAATACCATCTATGGCAATTTAGCTTACTGAAGCAATATCCATAA